A genomic stretch from Maledivibacter sp. includes:
- a CDS encoding glycosyltransferase family 4 protein, translated as MKKKVCIVTAEIVGPHKNGGVGTHAYHLAQVLVENNYETTVLYTGVCENKSNEYWIEYFRKINVEYVQLDRSLNKDFKVYSGNWFMERSQFVYEFLVKNNYDYIHFQEILANGFKTIYSKKNNNEFQNTLITVTMHGSIEWVKQAMKWVNSGPVFHPKHESCERYCCENCDLLISPSNYMFKWAMENGWKLADNRMVIPYCFNNLLKTNVDKNIDLEHLIFYGRLETRKGLEIFCKGILKVIQNHKHLINKVSFVGKKGIMNDISGDNYIKSILEGKDIYYHIYDDFDSFEAIEYLKQQNGVVVIPSLMENYPYTIIESIENNIAFIASDVGGIPELVDESILFKPNPECLKDKILYLNEVSFEKVKHKYSNKYAKEKWLKIHT; from the coding sequence ATGAAAAAAAAAGTATGTATAGTGACGGCAGAAATTGTGGGACCACATAAAAATGGAGGGGTAGGTACCCATGCTTATCATTTAGCCCAAGTATTAGTAGAAAATAACTATGAAACAACGGTTTTATATACGGGGGTCTGTGAGAATAAGAGTAATGAATATTGGATTGAATACTTTAGGAAAATAAATGTCGAGTATGTACAGCTAGATAGATCACTGAATAAGGATTTTAAGGTTTATAGCGGAAATTGGTTTATGGAAAGATCACAGTTTGTATATGAGTTTTTAGTAAAAAATAATTATGACTATATCCACTTTCAAGAAATATTGGCCAATGGGTTTAAAACTATATATTCCAAAAAAAACAATAATGAATTTCAGAATACTTTAATAACTGTAACTATGCATGGCTCAATTGAATGGGTGAAGCAGGCTATGAAATGGGTTAATAGTGGCCCAGTTTTCCATCCAAAACATGAATCGTGTGAAAGATATTGTTGTGAAAATTGTGATCTTTTGATAAGCCCATCTAACTATATGTTTAAATGGGCCATGGAAAATGGTTGGAAACTTGCCGATAATAGAATGGTAATTCCATATTGCTTTAATAATTTACTTAAAACAAATGTGGATAAAAATATAGATTTAGAACATCTAATATTTTATGGAAGATTAGAAACTAGGAAAGGGTTAGAAATCTTTTGCAAGGGGATACTTAAAGTAATACAAAACCACAAGCATTTAATTAATAAGGTATCCTTTGTTGGTAAAAAAGGAATTATGAATGATATAAGTGGTGATAATTATATTAAAAGCATACTAGAAGGAAAAGATATATATTATCATATTTATGATGACTTTGATTCCTTTGAAGCAATAGAATATTTAAAACAACAAAATGGTGTAGTTGTGATACCTTCATTAATGGAAAATTATCCTTATACAATAATCGAAAGTATAGAAAATAATATAGCCTTTATTGCTTCAGATGTAGGTGGTATTCCCGAATTAGTTGATGAATCCATTCTATTTAAGCCCAATCCAGAATGCCTAAAGGATAAAATATTGTATCTAAATGAAGTTTCCTTTGAAAAGGTTAAACACAAGTACTCAAACAAATATGCAAAAGAAAAGTGGTTAAAGATACACACATAA
- a CDS encoding glycosyltransferase family 4 protein produces MKKKVCLVTSEIIGPHKNGGIGAHAYYLAQVLAEKNYEVTVLYTGVCENKTSSYWIEYFKKIHIRYIQLDELVKQNFAIYEGRWFIDRSQFVYEFLQKNDFDYIHFQEMLANGFKTIRAKKLFNEFSNTLLTVTMHSSIEWIKQAMNWVKSGPIFDPKLEWCERYCCENCDILISPSKYMIDWAIDNGWKLADNRKVIPYCFEESVKIAVNRDIDLKHLIFFGRLETRKGLEIFCDAVLQARHKYPDLIDKVSFLGKIWFINDTKGDQYIINKLGKKGINYEIFSDFSSFDALEYLKQQNGVAVMPSLMENFPYTVIESIENNIFFIASTAGGIPELANDDILFEPNVNALIDKIIHLDDIFNNKIIHKYSKEKAKKKWLELHN; encoded by the coding sequence ATGAAAAAAAAAGTGTGCTTAGTGACAAGCGAAATCATTGGGCCCCATAAAAATGGAGGTATAGGAGCCCATGCATATTATTTAGCTCAAGTACTAGCAGAGAAAAATTATGAAGTGACTGTTCTTTATACAGGTGTTTGCGAGAATAAAACCAGCTCATATTGGATTGAATATTTTAAGAAAATCCATATTAGATATATACAGCTGGACGAACTTGTAAAGCAAAATTTTGCAATATATGAAGGACGTTGGTTTATAGATAGGTCTCAGTTTGTATATGAGTTTTTGCAAAAGAATGATTTCGATTACATCCACTTTCAAGAAATGTTAGCAAATGGTTTCAAAACTATACGGGCAAAAAAATTATTCAACGAATTCAGTAATACTTTACTAACTGTGACTATGCATTCATCAATTGAATGGATAAAACAAGCTATGAATTGGGTAAAAAGTGGACCGATTTTTGATCCAAAACTTGAATGGTGTGAAAGATATTGTTGTGAGAACTGTGACATCTTAATAAGTCCATCAAAATATATGATTGATTGGGCTATAGATAATGGGTGGAAGTTAGCAGATAATAGAAAAGTGATACCCTATTGTTTTGAAGAGTCGGTTAAGATTGCTGTTAATAGAGATATAGATTTAAAACACTTAATTTTTTTTGGAAGGTTGGAAACTAGAAAAGGATTGGAAATATTTTGTGATGCAGTGTTACAAGCTAGGCATAAATACCCGGACTTAATAGACAAAGTATCCTTTTTGGGTAAGATATGGTTTATAAATGATACAAAGGGCGATCAATATATAATTAATAAATTAGGAAAAAAGGGAATAAATTATGAAATATTTTCAGACTTTAGTTCTTTTGATGCATTAGAATATCTAAAACAGCAAAATGGAGTTGCTGTAATGCCTTCTTTGATGGAAAATTTTCCTTATACAGTGATTGAAAGCATAGAAAACAATATATTTTTTATTGCTTCAACTGCGGGGGGAATCCCAGAATTAGCTAATGATGATATCTTATTTGAACCGAATGTAAATGCTCTCATTGATAAAATAATTCATTTGGATGATATATTTAATAATAAAATTATCCATAAGTACTCAAAGGAAAAGGCGAAAAAAAAGTGGCTGGAATTGCATAACTAA
- the galE gene encoding UDP-glucose 4-epimerase GalE translates to MILIVGGAGYIGSHVNKELNKRGYKTVVFDNLIYGHKEFVKWGEFVLGDLNNKEHIRLVFEKYPIDAVMHFAAFAYVGESVIHPEKYYINNVLNTLNLLSIMKEYNVNKFIFSSTCATYGIPEELPITENHTQNPINPYGQSKLMIERIINDYDKAYGFKYITLRYFNAAGADIDVEIGELHNPETHLIPLVLDVAMGKRENIKIYGTDYNTSDGTCIRDYIHVLDLADAHILSLEYLLKGGKSDIFNLGNGKGYSVKEVIQAARKITCRDIKVVETTRRIGDADVLIGSSKKAENVLWWKPKFFDVDTIIRTAWNWHQKINCSKI, encoded by the coding sequence ATGATCCTCATAGTGGGTGGTGCTGGATATATAGGAAGTCACGTAAATAAGGAGCTAAATAAAAGGGGATATAAAACTGTAGTTTTCGATAATCTAATATATGGTCATAAAGAGTTTGTTAAATGGGGAGAGTTTGTTCTAGGTGATCTAAATAATAAAGAGCATATAAGACTAGTTTTTGAAAAATATCCAATTGATGCAGTGATGCACTTTGCAGCCTTTGCATATGTGGGAGAATCTGTAATCCATCCTGAAAAATATTATATAAATAATGTATTAAACACTTTAAATTTACTAAGTATCATGAAAGAGTATAATGTCAATAAATTTATTTTTTCATCCACATGTGCAACATATGGTATACCAGAAGAACTACCAATAACTGAGAATCATACCCAAAATCCAATAAATCCCTATGGACAAAGTAAACTAATGATAGAAAGAATAATAAATGACTATGATAAAGCATATGGTTTTAAATATATAACCCTACGCTATTTTAATGCTGCGGGAGCAGATATAGATGTAGAGATAGGAGAACTGCATAATCCGGAAACCCATTTAATTCCACTTGTTTTGGACGTTGCGATGGGGAAAAGGGAAAATATAAAAATATACGGAACGGATTATAATACATCTGACGGTACATGTATTAGGGACTATATTCATGTATTGGATTTAGCAGATGCACATATTTTAAGCTTGGAATATCTTCTTAAAGGAGGAAAATCAGATATTTTCAACCTAGGAAATGGAAAGGGGTATTCTGTTAAAGAGGTTATTCAAGCCGCCAGAAAAATTACCTGTAGAGATATTAAGGTCGTAGAAACTACTAGAAGAATTGGTGATGCAGATGTTCTAATAGGGAGTTCAAAAAAAGCTGAAAATGTTCTTTGGTGGAAGCCAAAATTTTTTGATGTGGATACTATTATTAGAACTGCATGGAATTGGCACCAAAAAATAAATTGTAGCAAAATATAA
- the nifS gene encoding cysteine desulfurase NifS codes for MKKNIYLDYAATTPMKKEVIDEMMPYFSEQYGNPSSIHSFGRQAKKALDVSRDRIAKAIGATSKEIYFTGGGSEADNWAIKGVAFANKHKGNHIITSKIEHHAVLHVCQYLEKHGFEVTYLDVDEYGMINLDQLKEAITDKTILISIMYVNNEIGTIQPIKEIGEIARERGVYFHTDAVQALGNVPIDVKELNIDLMNFSSHKIYGPKGIGGMYVRKGVRIDPLIHGGAQEKRKRAGTENIPGIVGFGKAAEIAVENLDSHVAHIKKLRDKLIKDIRENIDYVRLNGHPTERHPGNVNFCFEFIEGESLLLSLDMVGIAGSSGSACTSGSLDPSHVLMAIGLTHEIAHGSLRLTIGDLTKEEDIDYVVENLVKIVDRLRQMSPLYEKVKGGQ; via the coding sequence ATGAAAAAAAATATTTATTTAGATTACGCAGCTACAACTCCTATGAAGAAGGAAGTCATAGATGAGATGATGCCTTACTTTAGTGAACAATATGGAAATCCTTCCAGTATACATTCATTTGGTAGACAAGCTAAAAAGGCTCTTGATGTATCAAGGGATAGAATTGCCAAAGCCATAGGAGCTACATCTAAGGAGATATATTTTACTGGTGGAGGTTCAGAAGCAGATAACTGGGCTATAAAAGGAGTTGCCTTTGCCAATAAACACAAGGGGAATCATATAATAACTTCTAAAATAGAACATCATGCCGTATTACATGTATGTCAGTACCTTGAGAAGCATGGATTTGAGGTGACCTACCTCGATGTAGATGAGTATGGAATGATAAATTTAGACCAGCTTAAGGAAGCTATTACAGATAAAACAATACTTATATCTATAATGTATGTAAACAATGAAATTGGAACAATTCAGCCTATTAAGGAAATAGGGGAGATAGCTAGGGAGAGGGGAGTATATTTTCACACTGATGCTGTACAGGCACTTGGAAATGTACCAATAGATGTTAAGGAGCTTAATATAGACCTTATGAACTTTTCTTCCCATAAAATATATGGGCCAAAGGGCATTGGCGGTATGTATGTGAGAAAAGGTGTTAGGATTGATCCTTTGATTCACGGGGGGGCACAGGAAAAAAGGAAAAGGGCTGGAACGGAAAATATCCCAGGGATAGTTGGATTTGGAAAGGCAGCAGAAATTGCCGTAGAAAATCTTGATTCCCACGTAGCTCATATAAAAAAGCTTAGAGACAAACTGATTAAGGATATTAGGGAAAATATAGATTATGTAAGATTGAATGGACATCCAACTGAAAGACACCCGGGAAATGTTAACTTTTGTTTTGAATTTATCGAAGGGGAATCCCTACTACTTAGCTTAGATATGGTTGGTATTGCAGGGTCAAGTGGGTCAGCCTGCACATCTGGATCATTAGACCCATCCCATGTTCTTATGGCCATAGGGCTTACCCATGAAATAGCCCACGGATCTTTAAGACTTACAATTGGTGATTTGACTAAGGAAGAAGATATTGACTATGTTGTAGAAAATTTAGTAAAAATTGTTGATAGATTGAGACAGATGTCTCCATTATATGAAAAGGTAAAGGGAGGACAATAA
- a CDS encoding sulfotransferase family protein, translating into MILNREKETDNVIIFLHIPKTAGCTLHSIINKQYGNKYDIKTPFWWSAPEDTNSLLKYLHEIGIEKIEVLTGHIIFGIHKHIPQKKYTYITFLRNPVERVISAYYYMRDCDKDNLHHIVKNMSLYEFVTDEFFNHQTLNMQTHLISGIKDGNLKIAKDNLKKYFSVVGITERFSESLFIIEKKYGWKIDKYQNQNITKNKPPLNKISNEIIEIIENKNQKDIKLYKFANKLLSKQIEISGFYSKAKDIK; encoded by the coding sequence ATGATTTTAAATAGAGAAAAAGAAACTGATAATGTTATTATTTTTCTTCATATACCAAAAACCGCAGGATGTACACTCCATTCAATTATTAATAAACAATATGGAAATAAATATGATATAAAAACGCCATTTTGGTGGAGTGCCCCTGAAGACACAAATAGTTTGTTGAAATACCTTCATGAAATAGGGATAGAGAAAATTGAAGTTTTAACGGGTCATATTATATTCGGTATTCACAAACATATACCACAAAAAAAATATACCTATATTACATTCCTTAGAAATCCAGTTGAAAGAGTAATTTCTGCATACTATTATATGAGAGATTGTGACAAAGACAATCTACATCATATTGTAAAAAACATGTCATTATATGAGTTTGTAACAGATGAATTCTTTAATCATCAAACCCTAAATATGCAAACCCATTTAATATCAGGAATTAAGGATGGAAATCTGAAAATTGCTAAAGATAACTTAAAAAAATATTTTTCTGTAGTTGGTATCACTGAACGTTTCTCTGAATCTTTATTTATTATTGAAAAGAAATATGGTTGGAAAATTGATAAATACCAAAACCAAAATATTACCAAAAACAAACCCCCATTAAATAAAATTTCAAATGAAATTATAGAAATCATTGAGAATAAAAATCAAAAAGATATAAAGCTTTATAAATTTGCCAATAAACTATTAAGCAAACAAATAGAAATTAGTGGTTTTTATTCTAAAGCAAAGGATATAAAATAA
- a CDS encoding glycosyltransferase family 4 protein, whose translation MKNEVCIVSPEIIGPHKNGGIGTQTYYLAQVLGESDYKTTVLFTGVCENKNASYWYEYFRKLNIEYVQIDNLKKNNLSIYGENWFEDRSKLVYSFLKKRNFDYIHFQDWEANGFHTIQAKYRSNEFDNTLITVTMHSSMEWVKQAMNWVDGGPVIDPKLEWCERYCCKYCDLLISPSQYMFKWAIENGWELAENKKVISNCFEKLIKITSNENRDLKHLIFFGRLETRKGLELLCDAILEVIQDHPKSIKRVSFVGKNGVVNDVSGDRYISNKFRGKGLNYNIYSDFDSFQALEYLKQQNGVIIMPSLMENYPYTVVESIENDMLFIASNVGGIPELVDENVLFEVNVKSLVDKILHLEEIFNRKINHKYSKVIAREGWLAIHR comes from the coding sequence ATGAAAAATGAAGTATGTATAGTATCTCCAGAAATAATAGGTCCCCATAAAAACGGAGGAATAGGAACCCAAACCTATTATTTAGCACAGGTTTTGGGGGAGAGTGATTATAAAACAACAGTTTTATTTACTGGAGTATGTGAGAATAAAAATGCCTCATATTGGTATGAATATTTTAGAAAATTAAATATAGAATATGTTCAAATAGATAATTTGAAAAAAAATAATTTATCAATATATGGTGAAAATTGGTTTGAAGATAGATCGAAATTAGTATATAGTTTTTTGAAAAAGAGGAACTTCGATTATATTCATTTTCAAGATTGGGAAGCCAATGGTTTTCATACTATACAAGCAAAATATAGATCTAATGAGTTCGATAATACATTAATTACTGTAACAATGCATTCATCAATGGAATGGGTGAAACAGGCTATGAATTGGGTTGATGGGGGACCTGTTATTGATCCAAAACTCGAATGGTGTGAAAGATATTGTTGTAAATATTGCGATCTTTTGATTAGTCCATCGCAATACATGTTTAAATGGGCAATAGAAAATGGCTGGGAACTTGCAGAAAATAAAAAAGTCATCTCCAATTGTTTTGAGAAGCTAATAAAAATCACATCAAATGAGAATAGAGACCTAAAGCACTTAATATTCTTCGGGAGATTAGAGACTAGAAAGGGTCTAGAATTGTTATGTGATGCAATATTAGAGGTCATTCAAGATCATCCCAAATCCATAAAGAGAGTATCCTTTGTGGGGAAAAATGGTGTTGTAAATGATGTAAGTGGCGATAGGTATATAAGTAATAAATTTAGGGGGAAAGGGTTAAATTATAATATATACTCAGACTTTGATTCCTTTCAAGCCTTGGAATATTTAAAACAACAAAATGGCGTTATTATAATGCCTTCTTTAATGGAGAATTATCCATATACGGTGGTGGAAAGTATTGAAAATGATATGCTTTTTATTGCTTCAAATGTGGGAGGTATTCCAGAGCTAGTAGATGAAAATGTTTTGTTTGAGGTTAATGTTAAGTCCCTTGTAGATAAAATTTTACATCTAGAGGAGATTTTTAATAGGAAAATTAATCATAAGTATTCAAAGGTAATTGCTAGGGAAGGATGGTTAGCAATACACAGATAA
- a CDS encoding Rrf2 family transcriptional regulator — protein MKLSTKGRYGLKAMFELALSYGEGPTPLNNIAQKQNLSLHYLEQLFATLRKAGLVKSIRGAQGGYILADKPENITVGNVLRTLEGPIAPSDCVIEDEESECSRLGHCVTRTIWGRIKDSIDEVIDSITLQDMVDDHKKLNNSDSLMYYI, from the coding sequence ATGAAACTTTCAACAAAGGGTAGATACGGTTTAAAAGCGATGTTTGAGTTAGCCTTAAGTTACGGAGAGGGCCCAACACCTTTAAATAATATAGCTCAAAAACAAAATCTATCATTGCATTATCTAGAGCAGCTTTTTGCTACTTTAAGGAAAGCTGGCTTAGTTAAAAGTATCAGAGGCGCTCAAGGCGGATATATTTTAGCGGATAAGCCTGAAAATATTACCGTTGGTAATGTACTCAGAACCTTAGAAGGGCCTATTGCTCCTTCGGATTGTGTTATTGAGGATGAGGAGAGTGAATGCTCTAGATTAGGACATTGTGTTACAAGAACTATTTGGGGAAGAATCAAAGATAGCATAGATGAAGTAATTGACTCCATAACCTTACAGGATATGGTGGATGATCATAAAAAACTTAATAATTCAGATTCACTTATGTATTATATTTAA
- a CDS encoding SDR family oxidoreductase produces the protein MKKKILVTGGAGFLGSHLCERILNDGNKVLCVDNLFTGTRDNIKHLLENKDFEFIKHDIIYPLYLEVDEIYNLACPASPPYYQIDPIQTIKTNVIGSMNMLELGRKLGIKILQASTSEVYGDPEIHPQPENYRGCVNPIGPRACYDEGKRCAETLFFDYYRQYNLKIKVIRIFNTYGPRMNPNDGRVVSNFIVQALQGKDITVYGDGSQTRSFCYVDNLIDGIIKTMNSMEYIIGPVNLGNPEEYTILELAHKIIDLTKSKSGIVYKPLPQDDPIRRQPDIRLAKTELQWRPTTKLDEGLKKTIMYFDELLKVRQG, from the coding sequence ATGAAAAAGAAAATTTTAGTGACAGGGGGAGCCGGGTTTTTAGGTTCACATTTATGTGAGAGGATTCTGAATGATGGAAATAAAGTGTTGTGTGTAGATAATTTATTTACTGGTACCAGAGATAATATTAAACATTTACTAGAAAATAAAGATTTTGAATTTATAAAGCACGATATAATTTATCCCCTATATCTAGAGGTGGATGAAATATATAATCTTGCTTGTCCAGCAAGTCCACCCTACTATCAAATAGACCCCATTCAAACTATTAAGACGAATGTTATTGGATCAATGAATATGCTAGAGCTTGGGAGGAAGCTTGGTATTAAAATTCTCCAAGCCAGTACAAGTGAAGTTTATGGGGATCCAGAAATCCATCCTCAGCCTGAAAATTATAGAGGATGTGTTAATCCAATTGGCCCAAGAGCTTGTTATGATGAGGGTAAAAGATGTGCTGAAACCCTATTTTTTGATTATTACAGGCAGTATAATTTAAAAATAAAGGTCATTAGAATATTTAATACCTATGGGCCTAGAATGAATCCAAATGATGGCAGGGTAGTTTCAAATTTTATCGTTCAAGCACTACAGGGCAAGGACATTACTGTCTATGGCGATGGAAGTCAGACCAGGAGTTTTTGTTATGTTGATAATTTGATTGATGGAATAATAAAAACAATGAATTCAATGGAATATATTATTGGCCCTGTTAATTTAGGTAATCCAGAGGAATATACTATTTTAGAGCTTGCACATAAAATAATTGATTTAACCAAATCTAAATCTGGAATTGTGTATAAACCATTACCTCAAGATGATCCAATAAGAAGGCAACCTGATATTAGATTAGCAAAAACAGAGTTGCAATGGAGGCCTACAACTAAACTAGATGAAGGGCTTAAAAAAACTATAATGTACTTTGATGAATTATTGAAGGTGAGGCAAGGATGA
- a CDS encoding glycosyltransferase, with product MGKKICIVTSDIKQSKKNSEFSNHVYSLCKELAKANYDMTILYIGNQNKMKNIYQSKYHKVPNIKFVYLDELEQPNYYLYKEWFIVRANIIYKYLKKKSFDYIHFKDLQANALHTIQAKRNSKEFENTFITVTMHSPTQWLNEGMVKRNEWDFSNSMLEWCERYCCENCDLLISPSDYMFNWAIKRGWHLSKNRMVIPYCIESEKGTRGKWLKLHDQNIKYSDIKVINKIENEEIQVSICIAYYNYGKYLPQLLKSISKSKYKNYQVIVVNDGSTEEESNRVFGEMKKVYNKCNWHFIEKENGGTGEARNFGAKYSSGEYIIFMDADNIATPNMIKDFLYGICKSKADCLTCHLNAFMGDETVHGGTKIAYKYMPIGPALEVGFIQNIFGDANFIVKRDVFFHIGGFIEDRNATWEDWVFLVRLNLLGYKQEVLPEPLFWYRHHNESFSRNSNYFKNLDNVIKEYRNNNSFFVGNLITSLAIPFSNKYNEILNDNHLKRNRIKKLMK from the coding sequence ATGGGGAAAAAAATATGTATCGTTACATCTGATATAAAACAATCTAAAAAAAATAGTGAGTTCAGTAATCATGTTTATTCTCTATGCAAAGAACTTGCTAAAGCCAATTATGATATGACAATTTTATATATTGGGAACCAAAACAAGATGAAAAATATATATCAGTCAAAATATCATAAAGTACCAAATATAAAATTTGTTTACCTTGATGAATTAGAACAACCAAATTATTATTTATATAAAGAATGGTTCATTGTAAGAGCCAATATTATATATAAATATTTAAAAAAGAAAAGCTTTGATTATATTCATTTTAAAGATTTACAAGCTAATGCACTTCATACTATTCAAGCTAAAAGAAATAGTAAAGAGTTTGAAAATACATTTATAACCGTGACCATGCATTCCCCTACCCAATGGTTAAATGAAGGAATGGTAAAAAGGAATGAGTGGGACTTTTCTAATTCTATGCTTGAATGGTGTGAAAGATATTGCTGTGAAAATTGTGACTTGCTCATTAGTCCTAGTGATTACATGTTTAATTGGGCAATAAAAAGGGGATGGCATCTTTCAAAAAATAGAATGGTTATTCCTTATTGTATTGAAAGTGAAAAAGGAACAAGGGGAAAATGGTTAAAGTTACACGATCAAAATATTAAATATAGTGACATAAAAGTAATAAATAAAATAGAGAATGAGGAAATACAGGTATCTATTTGTATCGCATATTACAACTATGGGAAATACTTACCCCAACTCCTAAAGTCAATATCAAAGAGCAAATATAAAAATTATCAAGTTATAGTAGTAAACGATGGAAGCACAGAAGAAGAATCAAATAGAGTATTTGGTGAAATGAAAAAAGTATACAATAAATGCAATTGGCATTTTATAGAAAAAGAAAATGGTGGAACAGGAGAAGCTAGAAATTTTGGGGCTAAATATTCCAGTGGTGAGTATATAATTTTTATGGATGCAGATAATATTGCAACTCCAAATATGATAAAAGATTTTCTATATGGTATATGCAAATCAAAAGCTGATTGTTTGACTTGTCATTTAAATGCATTTATGGGAGATGAAACAGTTCATGGTGGGACAAAAATTGCCTATAAATATATGCCAATTGGACCAGCTCTTGAAGTAGGGTTTATACAAAATATCTTTGGAGATGCAAACTTTATTGTCAAAAGGGATGTGTTTTTCCATATAGGAGGTTTTATCGAGGATAGAAATGCTACCTGGGAAGATTGGGTTTTTTTAGTTAGACTTAATTTGCTTGGATATAAGCAAGAAGTATTACCAGAACCACTTTTTTGGTATAGGCACCATAATGAGAGCTTTTCTAGAAATTCAAACTACTTTAAAAACCTAGATAATGTAATTAAGGAATATCGCAATAATAACTCATTTTTTGTTGGGAATTTGATTACTTCATTGGCAATACCCTTTAGTAATAAATATAATGAAATACTTAATGATAATCATTTGAAAAGAAACAGAATAAAAAAACTTATGAAGTAA
- a CDS encoding class I SAM-dependent methyltransferase: MEFEQYFFNKKYINSNWQMEPGEKAAMLYILNNINSEISIEIGTSHGGSLRPISDFSQKVYSFDLDHNYISKLDYDNVEFITGNSKKSLPKIIKELNKSIKALEFVLIDGDHSKPGVKKDIENILEYKPKKPLYILMHDSFHPNCRSGILEANWNKSPYVHFVEVDFVHGTFHQIENFYKEMWGGFSLALLLPKKRTSKLSISQSQELMFKSMLKSSVHNF; encoded by the coding sequence ATGGAATTTGAACAATATTTTTTTAACAAAAAATATATAAATAGTAATTGGCAGATGGAGCCCGGAGAAAAAGCTGCAATGCTATATATTTTGAATAATATTAACTCTGAAATATCTATTGAAATTGGAACATCCCATGGTGGGAGCCTAAGGCCAATATCTGATTTTTCACAAAAAGTTTATTCATTTGACCTTGATCATAATTATATTAGTAAATTAGATTACGATAATGTTGAATTTATAACTGGAAATTCTAAAAAATCTTTACCTAAAATAATTAAAGAGCTTAATAAGAGTATTAAAGCCTTAGAATTTGTATTAATAGATGGTGATCATAGTAAGCCTGGTGTCAAAAAAGATATTGAGAATATTCTTGAATACAAGCCAAAAAAACCTTTATATATTCTGATGCATGATAGCTTTCACCCAAATTGTAGGTCTGGAATATTGGAAGCAAATTGGAATAAATCCCCCTATGTGCATTTTGTAGAGGTGGACTTTGTCCATGGTACTTTTCATCAAATAGAGAATTTCTATAAAGAAATGTGGGGAGGCTTCTCATTAGCGCTTCTTTTGCCTAAAAAGAGAACCTCTAAATTGTCAATATCCCAATCTCAAGAATTAATGTTCAAGTCTATGCTCAAATCTTCAGTTCATAATTTTTAA